One part of the Pandoraea faecigallinarum genome encodes these proteins:
- a CDS encoding aconitase family protein, translated as MEDIIRFDGRVLFLSDDPAIVRRQMSGESLTRAQAGTLRENVSTDEITPVTVMLTYDERLGRYPYVGFKAGNEMPIGEHDVRRGGFQITVAGKRYGKGSSRESSPLAELSAGIRLIVAESFERIYQQNCDNIGILTTTDFGVLDRILAGEAIPITEFLKGRDALTQQIIRSGGLLAYSKFAEWPAPVERRDTRARTLVEKIMARRLHPGTPGVERGDGVFVRVDWRFSHDYFTGMCAHLMHRAFGEPAALHDPARIIAFQDHLVLAAQSFPHVSRGLLPGVANLTSGHREFVARYPVLAHGQLADDGASGADGADGICHALMAERYALPGQIVVGTDSHTPHAGALGCLAFGAGATDVANSWVTGYVRCKVPQTLRIEIDGALRPGVTAKDVVLHLLHLDAIRSGGAIGLVFEYAGSAVRDMSIDERATLTNMVAELGGFTGIVAPDEKTVAFLKERRGIDFTLEPWMTSDADARYHDVIRIDAASLTPMLARPGDPGNGVRLAALEAPVPIDIAYGGSCTAGKRDDFDAYHEVLSWGVARGWRVAQGRSLFLQFGTMDVRTYCEQRGYLKTFEAAGVTLIMPGCGACANCGPGQSTSADQVTISAINRNFPGRSGPGSVWLASPYTVAASALAGRIVSFDELKAMGEGNNRLQSREAIT; from the coding sequence ATGGAAGACATCATTCGTTTCGACGGCCGCGTGCTGTTTCTGTCCGACGACCCGGCCATCGTGCGCCGTCAGATGTCGGGCGAGTCCCTTACCCGCGCTCAGGCAGGCACGCTGCGCGAGAACGTGTCCACGGACGAAATCACGCCCGTGACCGTCATGCTCACGTACGACGAGCGGCTCGGGCGCTATCCCTACGTCGGTTTCAAGGCGGGAAACGAGATGCCGATCGGCGAGCACGACGTGCGTCGCGGAGGCTTCCAGATCACGGTCGCCGGCAAGCGTTACGGCAAAGGCTCGTCGCGCGAATCGAGCCCGCTTGCGGAACTCTCGGCGGGCATTCGTCTGATCGTCGCCGAGAGTTTCGAGCGCATCTATCAGCAGAACTGCGACAACATCGGCATTCTGACGACGACCGACTTTGGCGTGCTCGATCGCATTCTGGCCGGCGAAGCCATCCCGATTACCGAATTCCTCAAAGGGCGCGATGCCCTCACGCAGCAGATCATCCGCAGCGGCGGTTTGCTCGCGTACAGCAAGTTCGCCGAGTGGCCCGCGCCTGTCGAGCGCCGCGACACGCGTGCGCGCACGCTCGTCGAGAAGATCATGGCGCGGCGCCTGCATCCGGGCACGCCGGGCGTCGAGCGTGGCGACGGCGTTTTCGTACGCGTCGACTGGCGATTCTCTCACGACTATTTCACGGGGATGTGCGCGCATCTGATGCACCGCGCCTTCGGGGAGCCGGCGGCGCTGCACGATCCCGCACGCATCATTGCGTTTCAGGACCATCTGGTGCTCGCCGCACAGAGTTTCCCGCACGTCTCGCGGGGGCTGCTGCCCGGAGTGGCGAACCTGACGAGCGGTCACCGCGAGTTCGTCGCACGCTATCCCGTGCTGGCGCACGGTCAGTTGGCCGATGACGGCGCGAGCGGCGCCGACGGCGCCGATGGCATCTGCCACGCGCTCATGGCAGAGCGCTACGCATTGCCGGGGCAGATCGTGGTCGGCACCGACTCGCACACCCCGCACGCGGGCGCACTCGGCTGTCTCGCGTTCGGTGCGGGCGCCACCGATGTCGCCAATAGCTGGGTCACGGGTTACGTGCGTTGCAAAGTGCCGCAGACGTTGCGCATCGAAATCGACGGCGCACTCAGGCCGGGTGTGACAGCGAAGGATGTCGTGCTTCATTTGCTGCACCTCGACGCGATCCGCAGCGGCGGGGCCATCGGTCTTGTCTTCGAGTATGCGGGCAGCGCGGTTCGCGACATGTCGATCGACGAGCGCGCCACGCTCACCAATATGGTTGCGGAGCTGGGCGGCTTTACCGGCATCGTCGCACCGGACGAGAAAACGGTGGCGTTCCTCAAGGAACGACGCGGCATCGACTTCACGCTCGAACCATGGATGACGAGCGACGCCGACGCGCGCTACCACGATGTGATCCGCATCGACGCCGCCTCGCTCACGCCGATGCTCGCGCGCCCGGGCGACCCCGGCAATGGCGTCCGCCTCGCGGCGCTCGAGGCTCCCGTACCCATCGACATCGCCTACGGCGGCTCGTGCACCGCCGGCAAGCGCGACGACTTCGACGCGTATCACGAGGTGCTGTCGTGGGGTGTCGCCAGGGGGTGGCGTGTCGCCCAGGGGCGCTCGCTGTTCCTGCAATTCGGCACGATGGACGTGCGCACGTATTGCGAGCAACGAGGCTATCTGAAGACGTTCGAAGCGGCGGGGGTCACGCTCATCATGCCGGGCTGCGGCGCCTGCGCGAACTGCGGTCCCGGCCAGTCGACGTCGGCCGATCAGGTCACGATCAGCGCGATCAATCGCAACTTCCCCGGACGCTCGGGGCCGGGAAGTGTCTGGCTCGCCAGTCCTTACACGGTGGCGGCGAGCGCGCTCGCCGGGCGAATCGTGAGCTTCGACGAACTCAAGGCGATGGGGGAGGGCAATAACCGGTTGCAATCGCGTGAGGCAATCACGTGA
- a CDS encoding MFS transporter translates to MPSMPRAAQATTAATRLNAGDISARLDRLPPTRTVWMLVVLLSLGFFFELYDLLYTGYIAPGLVKSGILTPTTPGLFGTTGVASFIAALFSGLFIGTIACGFLADRFGRRAVFTGSLLWYTVANVVMAFQETATGVNFWRFIVGLGIGVELVTIGTYIAELVPKQIRGRAFACEQAVGFTAVPVVALLSYWLVPREFFGLEGWRWVVLIGAHGAVFVWWIRRALPESPRWLAQKGRLDEAGRVLSALEAKVEREYGKPLPAPGTPEPVVPKSAFRDMWVPPYRKRAIMRILFNIFQTVGFYGFANWVPTLLIKQGITVTTSLAYSSVIALAAPAGPLIGLWMADKVERKHAIVWTAGVGIVCGIVFSQVSSSYLLIAMGIGLTLANNIMSYSYHAYQTELFPTGIRARAVGFVYSWSRFSAIFTAFLIASVLRNFGVTGVFAFISCAMLIVMLSIGLMGPRTRDIALEKISQ, encoded by the coding sequence ATGCCTTCCATGCCTCGCGCCGCTCAAGCAACGACTGCGGCAACCCGCCTGAACGCAGGCGACATTTCCGCCCGGCTCGACCGTCTGCCGCCCACCCGCACCGTCTGGATGCTGGTGGTGCTGCTCAGTCTCGGTTTCTTCTTCGAACTCTACGATCTGCTCTACACCGGCTACATTGCGCCGGGGCTCGTGAAAAGCGGCATTCTCACGCCGACGACACCGGGCCTGTTCGGCACGACCGGCGTGGCGAGTTTCATTGCCGCGCTGTTCTCGGGGCTGTTTATCGGCACCATCGCGTGCGGTTTTCTCGCCGACCGGTTCGGACGTCGCGCCGTGTTCACCGGCTCGCTGCTCTGGTACACGGTCGCGAACGTCGTCATGGCATTTCAGGAGACGGCCACCGGCGTGAACTTCTGGCGCTTCATCGTCGGTCTGGGCATCGGCGTCGAGTTGGTGACGATCGGCACCTACATCGCGGAGCTTGTGCCCAAGCAGATTCGCGGCCGTGCATTCGCCTGCGAGCAGGCCGTCGGCTTCACGGCGGTGCCGGTCGTCGCGCTGCTGTCCTACTGGCTCGTGCCGCGCGAGTTTTTCGGCCTCGAAGGCTGGCGCTGGGTGGTGCTTATCGGCGCCCATGGTGCGGTGTTCGTCTGGTGGATCCGTCGCGCGTTGCCGGAAAGCCCGCGCTGGCTGGCGCAGAAGGGGCGTCTCGACGAAGCCGGGCGCGTGCTCTCGGCGCTCGAAGCCAAAGTCGAGCGCGAGTACGGCAAACCGCTGCCGGCGCCGGGCACGCCGGAGCCGGTGGTGCCGAAGAGCGCGTTTCGCGACATGTGGGTGCCGCCGTACCGCAAGCGCGCGATCATGAGGATTCTGTTCAACATCTTCCAGACGGTGGGCTTCTACGGCTTCGCCAACTGGGTGCCCACGCTGCTCATCAAGCAGGGCATCACGGTGACGACGAGTCTCGCGTATTCGAGCGTGATCGCGCTGGCCGCGCCGGCCGGCCCGCTCATCGGCCTGTGGATGGCCGACAAGGTCGAGCGCAAGCACGCCATCGTATGGACGGCCGGCGTCGGCATCGTGTGCGGTATCGTGTTCTCGCAGGTGAGTTCGTCGTACCTGCTGATCGCAATGGGTATCGGTCTCACGCTCGCGAACAACATCATGTCGTACAGCTACCACGCGTATCAGACGGAACTGTTCCCCACGGGCATCCGCGCGCGCGCGGTCGGGTTCGTCTATTCGTGGAGCCGCTTCTCGGCGATTTTCACCGCGTTTCTGATCGCGTCGGTGCTGCGCAATTTCGGCGTGACGGGGGTGTTCGCGTTCATCTCGTGCGCGATGCTGATCGTCATGCTCTCCATCGGTCTGATGGGACCGCGCACGCGCGACATCGCACTGGAGAAGATTTCGCAATAG